A genomic window from Bubalus bubalis isolate 160015118507 breed Murrah chromosome X, NDDB_SH_1, whole genome shotgun sequence includes:
- the LOC123465397 gene encoding ARL14 effector protein-like, with protein sequence MSEQAEKSSSVRERPARQSSPEKPSEKELKQMKWLDRQLKRLSFQNPGPQVANFNPEIRQQIKKGQMAKKNEFVSVKRKVNKYDKKGRLTFNKADLCDFLDEGCMGCFYPCPKCNSTKCGPTCRCNCRWAYDTIVDENGEVISKMPFDLSD encoded by the coding sequence ATGAGTGAACAAGCAGAAAAGAGCAGTTCCGTGCGAGAGAGACCTGCACGTCAGAGTTCTCCTGAGAAACCAAGTGAGAAGGAACTGAAGcaaatgaaatggttggatcgGCAGTTAAAACGGTTGTCATTTCAAAATCCTGGGCCTCAGGTAGCCAACTTTAATCCCGAAATAAGGCAGCAGATCAAGAAAGGGCAAATGGCAAAGAAGAATGAGTTTGTTTCTGTAAAACGCAAAGTCAACAAGTATGACAAAAAGGGCAGGCTCACCTTCAATAAGGCTGACCTGTGTGACTTCCTTGATGAAGGCTGCATGGGTTGCTTCTACCCGTGCCCCAAGTGTAACTCCACCAAGTGCGGGCCCACTTGCCGCTGCAACTGCCGCTGGGCCTACGACACCATAGTCGATGAGAATGGGGAGGTCATCAGCAAGATGCCATTCGACCTCTCCGACTAG